A window of the Procambarus clarkii isolate CNS0578487 chromosome 19, FALCON_Pclarkii_2.0, whole genome shotgun sequence genome harbors these coding sequences:
- the LOC138366437 gene encoding uncharacterized protein, translated as MPQYRREHFPNMPQYHREHFPNMPQYHSEHFLNMPQYHREHFPNMPQYHREHFPNMPQYRREHFPNMPQYRREHFPNMPQYRREHFPNMPQYHRKHFPNMPQYHREHFPNMPQYHREHFPNMPQYHSEHFPNMPQYHREHFPNMPQYHREHFPNMPQYRREHFPNMPQYRREHFPNMPQYHREHFPNMPQYR; from the coding sequence ATGCCCCAGTACCGGAGAGAACACTTCCCCAACATGCCCCAGTACCACAGAGAACACTTCCCCAACATGCCCCAGTACCACAGTGAACACTTCCTCAACATGCCCCAGTACCACAGAGAACACTTCCCCAACATGCCCCAGTACCACAGAGAACACTTCCCCAACATGCCCCAGTACCGGAGAGAACACTTCCCCAACATGCCCCAGTACCGGAGAGAACACTTCCCCAACATGCCCCAGTACCGGAGAGAACACTTCCCCAACATGCCCCAGTACCACAGAAAACACTTCCCCAACATGCCCCAGTACCACAGAGAACACTTCCCCAACATGCCCCAGTACCACAGAGAACACTTCCCCAACATGCCCCAGTACCACAGTGAACACTTCCCCAACATGCCCCAGTACCACAGAGAACACTTCCCAAACATGCCCCAGTACCACAGAGAACACTTCCCCAACATGCCCCAGTACCGGAGAGAACACTTCCCCAACATGCCCCAGTACCGGAGAGAACACTTCCCCAACATGCCCCAGTACCACAGAGAACACTTCCCCAACATGCCCCAGTACCGGTGA
- the LOC138366438 gene encoding uncharacterized protein → MPQYHREHFPNMPQYRREHFPNMPQYHREHFPNMPQYHSEHFPNMPQYHREHFPNMPQYHSEHFPNMPQYHREHFPNMPQYHSEHFPNMPQYHREHFPNMPQYHREHFPNMPQYHSEHFPNMPQYHREHFPNMPQ, encoded by the coding sequence ATGCCCCAGTACCACAGAGAACACTTCCCCAACATGCCCCAGTACCGGAGAGAACACTTCCCCAACATGCCCCAGTACCACAGAGAACACTTCCCCAACATGCCCCAGTACCACAGTGAACACTTCCCCAACATGCCCCAGTACCACAGAGAACACTTCCCCAACATGCCCCAGTACCACAGTGAACACTTCCCCAACATGCCCCAGTACCACAGAGAACACTTCCCCAACATGCCCCAGTACCACAGTGAACACTTCCCCAACATGCCCCAGTACCACAGAGAACACTTCCCCAACATGCCCCAGTACCACAGAGAACACTTCCCCAACATGCCCCAGTACCACAGTGAACACTTCCCCAACATGCCCCAGTACCACAGAGAACACTTCCCCAACATGCCCCAGTAA
- the LOC123757679 gene encoding uncharacterized protein, with product MPQYHREHFPNMPQYHSEHFPNVPQYHREHFPNMPQYHSEHFPNMPQYHREHFPNMPQYHREHFPNMPQYHREHFPNMPQYHSEHFPNMPQYHREHFPNMPQYHREHFPNMPQYHREHFPNMPQYHSEHFPNMPQYHREHFPNMPQYHREHFPNMPQYRG from the coding sequence ATGCCCCAGTACCACAGAGAACACTTCCCCAACATGCCCCAGTACCACAGTGAACACTTCCCCAACGTGCCCCAGTACCACAGAGAACACTTCCCCAACATGCCCCAGTACCACAGTGAACACTTCCCCAACATGCCCCAGTACCACAGAGAACACTTCCCCAACATGCCCCAGTACCACAGAGAACACTTCCCCAACATGCCCCAGTACCACAGAGAACACTTCCCCAACATGCCCCAGTACCACAGTGAACACTTCCCCAACATGCCCCAGTACCACAGAGAACACTTCCCCAACATGCCCCAGTACCACAGAGAACACTTCCCCAACATGCCCCAGTACCACAGAGAACACTTCCCCAACATGCCCCAGTACCACAGTGAACACTTCCCCAACATGCCCCAGTACCACAGAGAACACTTCCCCAACATGCCCCAGTACCACAGAGAACACTTCCCCAACATGCCCCAGTACCGGGGATGA